A genome region from Natronosalvus rutilus includes the following:
- a CDS encoding enoyl-CoA hydratase/isomerase family protein: protein MLPDEPVDGAEDVDAAAEDCDLVHASVGYRVPGVATVTIDRPDARNALNAQVRRELKEIAAAIAESDVRVVVLTGADEAKAFVAGADVGEFRDRSALEQREISKRPRVYEVIDDLPQPVIGRLNGHALGGGCELAQACDVRIAHERAKIGQPEINLGIMPGGGGTQRLPRLVGEGQAMRLILSGDLIDAAEALEIGLVDVVCGDAEELDEEVYGLAESMAEQSPVALELAKTAVKAASRTDLEQGIEYEAELFAQLFGTADKNEGIDAFFEDREPEWTGE from the coding sequence ATGCTCCCCGACGAACCCGTCGACGGCGCCGAGGACGTCGACGCCGCGGCCGAGGACTGCGACCTGGTCCACGCGAGCGTCGGCTACCGCGTGCCCGGCGTCGCGACCGTCACGATCGACCGCCCGGACGCCCGAAACGCGCTCAACGCGCAGGTTCGGCGCGAGTTGAAGGAGATCGCGGCCGCCATCGCCGAGAGCGACGTTCGCGTCGTCGTCCTCACGGGCGCTGACGAGGCGAAGGCGTTCGTCGCCGGCGCCGACGTCGGCGAGTTTCGGGATCGGAGCGCACTCGAGCAGCGCGAAATCTCGAAGCGCCCCCGCGTCTACGAAGTAATCGACGACCTTCCACAGCCGGTAATCGGGCGGCTCAACGGCCACGCGCTGGGAGGGGGCTGCGAACTCGCCCAGGCCTGTGACGTGCGCATCGCCCACGAGCGGGCGAAGATCGGCCAGCCGGAGATCAACCTCGGGATCATGCCCGGTGGCGGCGGCACCCAGCGTCTCCCCCGCCTCGTCGGCGAGGGCCAGGCGATGCGCCTGATCCTCTCGGGCGACCTGATCGACGCCGCGGAGGCGCTCGAGATCGGTCTCGTCGATGTCGTCTGTGGAGACGCCGAGGAACTGGACGAGGAGGTCTACGGGCTCGCCGAATCGATGGCCGAGCAGAGTCCCGTCGCCCTCGAGCTGGCCAAGACCGCCGTCAAGGCGGCTTCGCGGACCGACCTCGAGCAGGGCATCGAGTACGAGGCCGAACTGTTCGCCCAGTTGTTCGGAACCGCGGACAAAAACGAGGGGATCGACGCGTTCTTCGAGGATCGCGAGCCGGAGTGGACGGGCGAATGA
- a CDS encoding GNAT family N-acetyltransferase: MSTDTCAAWNPSACEGTAGCPPRCPRFIDKHGRALLVEPASDRHREGLRSMYADYPDAHRSMGLPPIHLERIDAWIDALLETGTNLVARDGTRVVGHAAYAPNSSAEPEFVIFVDPDYHDGGVGSELCRHTIATAAKNGHEALTLDVDAANERAVHVYRKLGFRIVKRSGGDLAMRLSFDEPIVDAVRMPPAERETPA, from the coding sequence ATGTCGACCGATACCTGCGCCGCCTGGAACCCGTCAGCGTGTGAGGGAACCGCTGGCTGTCCGCCCCGGTGCCCACGCTTCATCGACAAACACGGACGGGCGCTCCTTGTCGAACCAGCGAGCGACCGCCACCGCGAGGGCCTCCGGTCCATGTACGCGGACTACCCCGACGCACATCGGTCGATGGGACTGCCGCCGATTCATCTCGAGCGAATCGACGCCTGGATCGACGCGTTGCTCGAGACGGGCACCAATCTCGTCGCTCGAGATGGGACGCGCGTCGTCGGCCACGCGGCCTACGCGCCGAACTCGAGCGCGGAACCCGAGTTCGTGATCTTCGTCGACCCCGACTACCACGACGGCGGCGTCGGGAGCGAACTCTGCCGGCACACGATCGCTACGGCCGCCAAGAACGGCCACGAGGCGCTCACGCTCGACGTGGACGCGGCTAACGAGCGAGCCGTACACGTCTACCGGAAGCTGGGGTTCCGGATCGTGAAGCGAAGCGGCGGCGACCTGGCCATGCGCCTCTCGTTCGACGAACCCATCGTCGACGCCGTCCGAATGCCGCCGGCCGAGCGTGAGACGCCCGCCTGA
- a CDS encoding universal stress protein, with the protein MYRILVGLDTDVERAQAQARMIASLPAASTDVTAILAHVFQDNPQGASIQQLDSVRRAIDVLEDHDVEYEYYETSGEPASELVEAAAELEADMICLSGRKRTPTGKVLFGSVTQAVILSSERPVTTVSPE; encoded by the coding sequence ATGTACCGGATACTGGTCGGTCTGGATACGGACGTTGAACGAGCACAGGCGCAGGCCCGAATGATCGCCTCGCTCCCCGCAGCGAGTACGGACGTGACCGCGATCCTGGCCCACGTCTTCCAGGACAACCCACAGGGCGCGTCGATCCAGCAACTCGATTCCGTCCGACGCGCCATCGACGTCCTCGAGGACCACGACGTCGAGTACGAGTACTACGAGACGAGCGGGGAACCGGCGAGCGAACTCGTCGAGGCGGCGGCCGAACTCGAGGCCGACATGATCTGTCTCTCCGGTCGCAAGCGGACACCCACCGGGAAGGTCCTCTTCGGGAGCGTCACCCAGGCAGTCATTCTCAGTAGCGAGCGACCGGTGACGACCGTCTCGCCAGAGTGA
- a CDS encoding MaoC/PaaZ C-terminal domain-containing protein — translation MAYSYEPHYFEDFEVGQTFESVGRTVTESDFVLHSMFTGDWTELHTNRHFAEEGHFDGRVAHGPMTFSLATGFVYRCGIVERTVYAFLGMNYMNIPNPVYMDDTIELDMEVTEKRELSSKDDAGLVTIDTTMTNQEDDVVFEGDMKFLIKRQE, via the coding sequence ATGGCATACAGCTACGAGCCACACTACTTCGAAGACTTCGAAGTGGGACAGACCTTCGAGAGCGTCGGCCGAACCGTGACCGAGTCCGACTTCGTCCTCCACTCGATGTTCACCGGCGACTGGACCGAACTCCACACGAACCGCCACTTTGCCGAGGAGGGTCACTTCGACGGGCGGGTCGCTCACGGCCCGATGACGTTCTCGCTGGCGACCGGGTTCGTCTACCGCTGTGGCATCGTCGAGCGGACGGTCTACGCCTTCCTCGGTATGAACTACATGAACATCCCCAACCCAGTCTACATGGACGACACCATCGAACTCGACATGGAGGTCACCGAGAAGCGCGAACTCTCGAGCAAGGACGACGCGGGTCTGGTGACGATCGATACCACCATGACGAACCAGGAGGACGACGTGGTGTTCGAGGGCGACATGAAGTTCCTCATCAAGCGCCAGGAATAA
- a CDS encoding ABC transporter substrate-binding protein, producing MSQGNRRQFLRGAVAGGAAGLTGLAGCIQSSGDGNGDGNGNENGNGNGNGNGGASGTVPLAVLEPFTGPFSALAEERHRGTELAIEQINESDEYEFEFEYEDYDTQLDSESAIQEANNAVQSQGAEFFTGCISSSVALAMNDFAQSNEVLYTPGAADVSITGENCNEWVFRFETSTAQIAEVMSRWLAEEMGGRLFYHIADYAYGDSVHNEIGTRMENLSDDYEEVGVTRSDPGSSNFASFITQISEASDEADALVVGMTGGDLATFLTQAKDNGLHDEIPIVTTTGSFRAVMAGAGEGAYGIYSGTRYVPTIETGDNQTFVSDYQDAYDGELPDNFSRVGYESIRMVANGIQEAGSTDPADVKDVLPGLEHETIFGPVEFRECDQQATNPVWMAECVEPEEGDIADVNLLDGWELDGEEAAPDCESTGCSL from the coding sequence ATGAGCCAGGGGAACAGACGGCAATTTCTCAGGGGTGCAGTCGCTGGCGGGGCGGCCGGGTTGACCGGACTCGCCGGGTGTATTCAATCGTCAGGTGACGGCAATGGCGACGGTAACGGTAACGAGAATGGGAACGGTAACGGAAACGGCAACGGCGGCGCAAGCGGAACCGTTCCACTCGCCGTCCTCGAGCCGTTCACGGGACCGTTCAGCGCGCTGGCCGAAGAACGCCACCGAGGAACCGAACTCGCCATCGAACAGATAAACGAGAGCGACGAGTACGAGTTCGAATTCGAGTACGAGGACTACGACACCCAGCTCGACTCCGAATCTGCGATCCAGGAGGCGAACAACGCCGTCCAGTCCCAGGGCGCGGAGTTCTTCACCGGATGCATCTCGAGTTCGGTCGCCCTGGCGATGAACGACTTCGCCCAGAGCAACGAGGTGCTTTACACGCCGGGGGCAGCCGACGTCTCCATCACCGGGGAGAACTGCAACGAGTGGGTGTTCCGGTTCGAGACGAGCACCGCCCAGATCGCGGAGGTCATGTCCCGGTGGCTGGCCGAGGAAATGGGTGGCCGGCTGTTCTACCACATCGCCGACTACGCCTACGGCGACTCCGTCCACAACGAGATCGGCACGCGGATGGAGAACCTCAGCGACGACTACGAGGAGGTCGGCGTCACGCGGTCTGACCCCGGGTCGTCCAACTTCGCCTCGTTCATCACGCAGATATCCGAGGCGAGCGACGAGGCCGACGCGCTCGTCGTCGGCATGACCGGCGGCGACCTGGCAACGTTCCTCACGCAGGCGAAGGACAACGGACTCCACGACGAGATCCCCATCGTGACGACCACCGGCTCGTTCCGGGCAGTCATGGCCGGCGCCGGCGAGGGTGCCTACGGCATCTACAGCGGCACCCGGTACGTTCCGACCATCGAGACCGGCGACAACCAGACGTTCGTCAGCGACTACCAGGACGCCTACGACGGCGAACTCCCGGACAACTTCTCGCGGGTCGGCTACGAGTCGATCCGAATGGTGGCAAACGGCATCCAGGAGGCCGGGTCGACCGATCCGGCCGACGTCAAGGACGTCCTGCCCGGGCTGGAACACGAGACCATCTTCGGCCCCGTCGAGTTTCGGGAGTGTGACCAGCAGGCGACGAACCCGGTCTGGATGGCCGAGTGCGTCGAACCCGAGGAGGGCGACATCGCGGACGTGAATCTCCTCGACGGCTGGGAACTCGACGGCGAAGAGGCCGCACCAGACTGTGAATCCACCGGATGTTCCCTCTGA
- a CDS encoding ABC transporter permease: MISLHALLAADPTAVSFVSLQGLLDGLTVGLIYVLLAAGLSVIFGVMHVINFAHGELFTLGAYFALALIAPLGGGYAFFAALLIAPLLVGVVGVAIERFTVRPLYGRDPLYHILLTFGLVLVINDLIYIVWGTGNRSFTRPEVVRGTFDLAGFTFSAYNVFIIVFGSLVALAVWAALEYTRYGLIIRAGSQDRQMVRNLGIDIDRYYSLVFGAGAALAAIAGITIGGTQQVSPEMGMGFIIPAFVIVVLGGLGSFKGAVVGGLLVGILQETIIRPNVPSLEGIVIFLLMIGVLLVRPQGLFGSEAPENEGGALLTGTDGGFLDSDTRLKLGIVMVVLLVLVPFGSGWLYSGYAVTLVTRMLLWGLFALSLDFVMGYTGLVSLGHVLFWGLGGYVAAITLINVSESVFVAIGLAILLSAVAAWIVGYLSIRVAGVYFAMITLAFAELFHNVISDLDISGGSEGLFGFSAFYGIAGVGVDLTEIEVVLGPVILGGSSLFYYVVLAALVGSFFLTRRILNSPFGAVMKAIRENEQRATFLGYNTTVYKRRAFVISGVVAGLAGGLSALNSGIITPSATEWIKSGEVIVMVVLGGMGTLYGPILGAFVFFGLEAVLMDFIGERWRLVLGTVFVLFVIFLPRGLVSLPGQLRPLLSGGPGSKPTPDDTTPGGDD, translated from the coding sequence ATGATATCTCTCCACGCACTCCTGGCGGCGGACCCGACGGCCGTCTCCTTCGTCTCGTTGCAGGGACTTCTGGACGGACTCACCGTCGGTCTCATCTACGTCCTGCTGGCCGCTGGACTCTCCGTGATTTTCGGCGTCATGCACGTCATCAACTTCGCCCACGGCGAGCTCTTCACACTCGGGGCATACTTCGCGCTGGCGCTGATAGCACCACTCGGCGGTGGGTACGCGTTTTTCGCTGCACTGTTGATTGCGCCACTGCTCGTCGGCGTCGTCGGCGTGGCGATCGAGCGGTTCACCGTCAGACCGCTGTACGGCCGGGACCCGCTCTATCACATCCTCCTGACGTTCGGGCTCGTGCTCGTCATCAACGACTTGATATACATCGTCTGGGGGACCGGAAACCGCTCGTTCACTCGGCCCGAAGTCGTTCGCGGCACGTTCGACCTGGCTGGATTTACGTTTAGTGCGTACAACGTCTTCATCATCGTCTTCGGGAGTCTCGTCGCCCTCGCCGTCTGGGCAGCCCTCGAGTACACTCGCTACGGACTCATCATCCGCGCCGGGTCCCAGGACCGCCAGATGGTCCGCAACCTCGGTATCGACATCGACCGATACTATTCGCTGGTGTTCGGTGCTGGCGCCGCCCTCGCCGCGATCGCGGGGATCACCATCGGCGGAACCCAACAGGTGAGCCCGGAGATGGGCATGGGGTTCATCATCCCAGCGTTCGTCATCGTCGTCCTCGGCGGTCTGGGGAGTTTCAAGGGCGCGGTCGTCGGCGGCCTTCTCGTGGGTATCCTCCAGGAGACGATTATCCGGCCGAACGTCCCTTCACTCGAGGGGATCGTGATCTTCCTGCTGATGATCGGCGTCCTGCTGGTTCGCCCCCAGGGGCTGTTCGGCAGCGAAGCGCCGGAGAACGAGGGCGGAGCGTTGCTGACCGGAACTGACGGAGGCTTTCTCGACTCGGATACGCGGCTCAAACTCGGTATCGTAATGGTGGTCTTGCTGGTGCTGGTCCCGTTCGGAAGCGGCTGGCTCTACTCGGGGTACGCGGTCACGCTCGTGACCCGGATGCTCCTGTGGGGGCTGTTCGCCCTCTCCCTGGACTTCGTCATGGGCTACACCGGACTCGTCTCGCTGGGCCACGTCCTCTTTTGGGGACTCGGCGGGTACGTGGCTGCCATCACACTGATCAACGTAAGCGAATCCGTATTCGTCGCGATCGGACTGGCAATTCTCCTCTCGGCGGTCGCCGCGTGGATCGTCGGCTATCTCTCGATTCGCGTCGCCGGCGTCTACTTCGCGATGATCACGCTCGCGTTCGCCGAACTGTTCCACAACGTAATCAGCGACCTCGACATTTCCGGTGGTTCCGAGGGACTCTTTGGCTTCAGCGCCTTCTACGGCATCGCCGGCGTGGGCGTCGACCTCACCGAAATCGAGGTCGTCCTCGGTCCGGTGATCCTCGGGGGTTCCTCTCTGTTCTACTACGTCGTACTGGCTGCACTCGTCGGGTCGTTCTTCCTCACCCGTCGGATCCTCAACTCGCCGTTCGGTGCGGTGATGAAGGCGATCCGCGAGAACGAGCAGCGAGCGACGTTCCTCGGCTACAATACGACCGTCTACAAGCGCCGCGCGTTCGTCATCAGCGGCGTGGTCGCCGGACTCGCCGGTGGTCTGTCCGCGCTCAACTCGGGGATCATCACGCCATCGGCCACTGAGTGGATCAAGTCGGGCGAGGTCATCGTCATGGTCGTCCTCGGCGGCATGGGGACGCTGTACGGTCCGATCCTGGGCGCATTCGTCTTCTTCGGCCTCGAGGCCGTGTTGATGGACTTCATCGGGGAACGCTGGCGGCTGGTCCTGGGGACCGTTTTCGTCCTCTTCGTAATCTTCCTCCCGCGAGGGCTGGTCTCGCTTCCGGGACAGCTACGCCCACTCCTCTCGGGTGGACCCGGGTCGAAACCGACCCCAGACGACACGACACCGGGAGGTGACGACTGA